ACATAAAGCTTGTAGTTTGAATCGTTAGATTGCAACTGGcctacttttacttttattcattGTTTGATAAGATTGGAATTTGTGtaatgtttgtttttccttacATTAATCTGAAATGTACACATTTTTACAAAGATGAATATTGCTTTTGATGTCATAAGCTACATACATTAACGTTAGTCCTGAAAGGTTCTAATTCTGATTTGGGGATATGCTTGAATGACATACAAAGGCGTTTTTATCTATATGAGCCACATTCATTCAAGGTTTGGTAGGATGGACGCAACTGCTAAGAGGGACTTCCAGTCATTGCtggaattatttttaattttgattttttttttttggggggggtttGGGGTTGTGTTTGAGTTTCTAGTATTGAATGATATCATGAGAATCATTAAGGTGCAGGGACATATTTacagtaattattattattattatttttttcacttttttctctttcctcctaTGTAATTTTGTTAAGGCGTTCTTATTATTTATGGGAGTGTGTTGCAATTCATTTactgaaaaaaaatagagattgaCATTCATTCTGATCCCAGAATGTCGATATATAAGCTTATTGACTTCTATGTTCTGTAATGTAGGcatctaaaataatttttttggtcatCTTCTATTCTGTGTGTCAGGATGTtcttagagactttaccaatgaAGCAAAGAATAAAACCATTGGTAGGGGTTCCGTGAACGATAGTCAGCCAAAAGAAGGTTCTTTTGAACTTCTTATCTTAAAAGTGTTGCTTTCAAAAACCTTCCTTGTTAAAAAGATGTTGATTCAATATTTTCTTGTTTCTATTGTTAATTATCTACAGGCTTTCCAGTGCCTCCGCGTGGCTCTCTGCAATCACCTCCCAGTGCAAATGTAAGAATGCATCACTCTTTCTGTAAACTTCTGTTAACATGCTAATCAATTTCTGGTGCATGTATGGCTTCCTTGATTGATTTGAAATCTGTGACAGAATACTAAAGTTGGTGCTGTAATTGAAGTCCCCTTATATACAAAAGATGTACATGATGTTGGAAAATTATGTGAGTTTAAATTTGGTAGTTATTGCCTTTGGCGTAAAGAACACAGAGAAGATATGAAGGATTCTATGGTGAAAAAATTGAAGGACCAATTATTTGTAGCTAGAGCATACTATCCTAGTATTGCAAAACTTCCAAGACAGGACAAGTTGTCTCGTGAATTGAAGCAAAATATTCAAGAACTAGAGCGTGTTCTTAGTGAAAGTTCTACAGATGGTGATCTTCCACCACAGTAAGTGATGGTAACCTTTCATTGTTTACCTTATATTTCATCAATGGCAACCAATAAAGCAATGATCATTGCTTTAGCATGGAAAGAAGATTGATTCTTGCCATCTGCAGTCCACTTTCTAAGTGCAAACATCAAATTTACCTAAACAAGCTCCTAAGTtgtattaatgattttttttttcttttgacacatgttgttttcttttgttagaTTCACTTTGTGTTCTTGTCAGACCTTGGAACtgtttgtcttttcttttctgggtttttgttaaATATAGACTATATTGGAAACATATTTGATTAGTGCTTATTCTTTCTCAtgtgttctttattttgatgatattagATCTACTTCTGCCAATGCTTTTGGTTTTACATTCGGGTGCTGTTACATCCAATACTTCTGCCAATGCTTTTGGTTTTACTTTCTGGTGCTGTTACATCCAACTACAAAGTATACGAGGCCCTTTAAGCCCACTctgattatattttcttttgtgttaTGCTCTATTCTCAACCCCAACAATGTTCTATTGAgcttcatttgtttctttttttatcatccttttttctttccagttctacatgaacttttttttatataattgccTGGTCACTGCAATTTGTAAAACTATCTTAGTTAGCCTTAAGCTATTTAGATCCCTCTCAAACATATTGCTGACAGTTTCATGCTATGCTTGAGCATATTGTggcagaattattttttgcacttttttagattttctgtACTGACCTTGAAATGCTTTGATTTTTGGTCAAGCTGCTGTGACAAGTAACATCAATCAAAAATACTTGCCTGAGAATCTGTATACAAAAACTTCTGTTTGGAACTGTGTCCTGCTAATGCTATGGGATGAGGATAGTCAGACCTTTTAGATAAGCATCTTTATGACTTCGAGATCAATATGATGTAAAATATATTGTCAATGCAGTAGCTTGTTAGATCTTTTGGCAGATAGTGCTCGAAgttttcattcttttcatcaTTTGTTTCAGCAAGTGCTGCGGATTTCTATTATAAGAAATTTTAACATGGCTTGTTCAACACACTAAGaacaaaattgttttattaGGATTGCTAAGAAGTTACAGATGATGGAAGCTGCAATAGCCAAAGCCAAATCATTTATTGTGGACTGCAACAACGTTGACAAGAAATTGAGACAAATATATGATATGACTGAGGATGAAGCTAACTTCCACATGAAACAAAGTGCCTTCCTCTACCAACTTGCAGTCCAGACTATGCCAAAGAGTCTTCACTGCCTGTCAATGAGATTGACAGTAGAATATTTTGGATCACCTTTAAATGACACGGAACTCTCTTTGGCTCAAAAATATTTAGATCCTACGTTGCACCACTATGTCATATTCTCCAATAACGTTCTTGCTTCATCAGTAGTAATCAACTCAACTGTTATGCATGCAAAAGTATGTTTCTGACATTCTACTGAGCACATTTTACTCTTAAATTTTCATCATGTATGCTCGCAAAACTGATTGACTATCCTGCTATGTTTCAGGAAAGCAGGAACCAGGTTTTTCATGTGCTTACAGATGGGCAGAATTACTTTGCAATGAAATTATGGTTTCTGAGAAATACTTACAAGGAAGCCAcagttcaagtgttaaacatTGAACATCTTAAGCTGGAAAGCCATATCAAGGCAACTCCATTGTATCTTTCCCTGCCAGAGGAATTTCGTGTTTCCTTCCTCAATGTTGATAGTCCACCAATGGCTCCTATTAGAACAGAATACATATCTATTTTTTCTCACTCACACTATCTTCTCCCTGAAATATTCCAGAATTTGAAGAAAGTTGTGGTTCTGGATGATGATGTTATTGTGCAGCAAGACTTGTCAGCACTATGGAGCCTCAACATGGAAGGGAAAGTTAATGGCGCTGTGCAGTTCTGCTCATTGAAGTTAGGTCAACTGAAGAAATATTTGGGTGAAAACAGTTATGATAAAAAATCTTGTGCTTGGATGTCTGGATTGAATGTAATTGATCTGGACAGGTGGAGAGAGCTAGATCTTACTGAAACTTACCGAAAGTTGATGCATGAGGTGAGTGACACTGAATTTATACCTTACATATTTTGGCGTTTCGAATATGCTGGGAACTATTTGTGGTTTGACAATCCTataaatttgacttaaaaaaatataaataaataatgaaaagaagCCAATGGCCCTCAATTTTCTTTAATTGGTCTGGTAAACCCTTGACACCACTGATCTCTTTTAAAGGCTATGCTTCACTAAGCTACAACAAATTTGGCAAAAGGACTGGTCATTCTGTATTATTTCTGCATGTTCTATTTATTAGTAACGTTGAACCTTTCAATTGTTatacaaataattattagaacagttacttatcaaaaaaaaaaataataataataattattaaaacagTGGCTGAAGCTACTATACTCTTGAGCAATATAAATTTTCTGACTCTTTGCCTTCATAATCAACATGAACTGCAGCTGGCCATGCATGAGGGATCCAGTGAAGCTGTTGCATTGCATGCAAGCTTGCTAAGCTTTCAGGACCTAATTTATGCCCTTGATGGTACTTGGTTACTGTCTGGGCTAGGACATGACTATGGCATTGATATCCAAGCAATTTCAAAAGCTGCAGTTTTGCActataatggtaacatgaagcCTTGGCTCGAGCTGGGAATTCCAAAATATAGAGGTTATTGGAAGAAGTATTTGAatcgaggagatcagttcttgaGTCAGTGCAATGTAAATTCATAATGTGCTGATGGTGGGAATTCAATCCTTGAGATTCCTCCAAATATAGTGATCAAGAAGTGGGGATGTCCATTTTTGGGGTGCTGAGAAATTTTTCTTTCAGCTAGTTGTTCCAGAGAGTATTGAGTTGAATGGAAGAGAGGGCCATACAAAGgcattgttcaatttttttggtaaataagaGCACTTGAATATTTATACTTTTTCCCTGGCAAAGCAGAAGAGATTTAGCTCACTCTTGACAGCTGCAGTTGCTATTATTGGGCATTTATGGTATGAGTTGCTATTTGATGGACAATGCGGGGAATGATATGAAGAGCTTTATTCTCTGCTTCTTAGCTTGGTGAAGTGAATGAGTGGAATGGAGGAAGCCATGACAAATTATTTCAACCCAGCAAACGTGTGATTGAGTGTTTGCTCCAAGGGGATTCAATTGTCAGGCATGATGTAAATGATTGTTGGTAGGAAAGCAAGTAGTGTGATGTCTGTCTTTCAGTTTCCACTCATCATTTGAGGCCTTACCTCATCTGATTTGAACGAATCTTTTATTCGGTCATGAGAATGTTAATGGattaaaaatttctttgcaATATATGTCATGGAGTAACACTCCCCCCCGCCcacccccccccaccccctttGCAACTATCATTACATCGGAATTGGCTATAAGGTTAAGTAAGGTCATTAACAAATTGATCGCATTATAACATGGGGCTCGACTTGGAAAACATGTTTTGTTCAAacttaataatatatacatGAACAAGCTTATGTATATAAGGATTGATTTAAATATACATAATATTGTATGTTTGGATGTATACAATATATTTACGTAAAcgtgaaattatatttttctaaacaaattcataaaatatcaaattattattggtaatttgagaactataaatattatattttgttgcaaaaattatatgaaattctTGATAATACAAGATTGGTGAATctagattttataaattcatagCGAGAAGCCACTCTATTAAATtgacttaaataaaataatttcattgcaatttagttatttattattGCATAAATTTGTGAATGGGTGACAAATTTTAGTGGTAGTGTTTTCTATATATGAAGGACAAAAATAGTTAATCAAATAGTTCATGAACAAGATGGAGCTTGTTGACTAGAAAATGAATCAATTTAAATAAGTAATCTCGTTAAAGTGATGAGATCAAGCATGAATTgtgttcaaaataaattaaatgaacaatcttagacttcttttaatttttatatttgaactTCTAAATTTCAAAGTAAAATGAAATAGTTAGAATTCATTTTCTTACCAAACAATCTCTAACTTATTAGCAAACTAGTTGTTTAACGTTTTCTTTTCCCATATATAGTAAACATCgtactaaattttttacatcttcacaaatttataattataattaataacaaaattataggTAGAACTATATTATTTGAGTAAATTAGATagaaagatattttttataaacttataaaattcatatataattttttatacaaattggactatatttatatagtatcaataaattagaaataataatttaatatctataaacttatatacaaactaataaaatctaatctaaagtttatataaatatatttttttttatacatgtttgcatatataaaaatatatattaatatatatttcacaAATTTGTTCACAAgcatattattttgtttgagcAGGACTTACTTAATAGTTGACACTAAGCTTTAGCTCatttaccaaataaaaaaatatggacaaaCTTTTTTCCTGATTCATTTTCGTCCTATGGCCTTTCTCATAGTGTATGTTATGCTCTTATGGTAAGCTCTGTGtgatttttttggagaaattacattttttcaCCATAAATTATACTctaaattacactttgcaccgtaaactttcaaaatgcatgattaacaccctaaactataactcatgttacactttgcacccccCCTATCAATTCTACTGTTATCTTGGATGGCATCATGTGAAAAGACTAAATTGTCTATCTTCTCAATTCCTTAGAAACAAAtgagaaattacattttaccactCTAAACTATATTCTCAATTACACTTTGCGTTCTAAACTTTGATTTTTCATCCAAGTTAATGGTAGAATTAACGGTAGAGCGCAACATTgattatagtttagggtgctAACAGTGCATTCTAAAAGTTTAGGGTGCTAAGTGTAATGTGAAGTATAATTTAGAGTGGTCAAGTGTATTTGTCTTGAATTTATTTCGTTCtcattttgctattttcttttgttctctctttGTGTACGTGTGGAGTAATCCATTTTGAGTTGAAATTCAGGTTTTGAAATGAGAAATATTGGTTTTTATAATGTATTGCATAAATCTATTGTTAGCGATTAACTTAATAATTTGTCTGCTTGCACACAAGAGGATAAAGTTAGGGAGAAGGGGGGTGAGGGATGAATAATAAGTACTTTAGTGAAGAAGAAATTAGCCCTTTGAAATAAGCGTATTTCATATGTAAGACTCGTACTCGAGGGATTAATATAGGTTGTGAGAAAGAGATTTCATGAGATCATCTCAgaaggaactttttttttaattttttattttgaaacataGGCAAAATCAgggagttagagagagagagagtaatagaTAGACAAAGTTGCAAACTTAATTATAGTATAATACTACAACTTctctcaatatctttttattaaatgtgaattttaacaaatcaccattagattacattttattcttaaatctactatgcttgcaaaatttctcaaaaatcaaagattaatagttgtgttattaatgaaatgtttaaatttcaagtttttagtCTAacattatgcataaaaaattagtatacgaatcaaatagtaaataacatccgattgacacGAAATTTGATAAGCATGTTAAGAAcctaaaaaacatgcaattcaacagttacatttttaaaatatgtagtcatgttatttttttagtaagagTTGAAGCTACAACCAAGTTTGGCAAACTTTTTCCGTATTAGATAGGGCTATAAACGAGTCAACCCAAGCCGAGTATCAAAAGttcaaacttatttatttaattttatttcgaaCAAGAACTCATTACCAGACAAGATTACATGTTTGAACttgtttcattttcttgttaTGCAAACTTGAGCTTGTCCACGAGATAATTGATTAACCTTTTCCCCCCCTATATATGGTAATATCATGGTTAAAATGTTTTACCCTTTCATAAATCAATGAGTTTTTACAATGAATgaactatttatattatttaggGGTGTTCATGGGTCGGGCTAAGggaattttttgacccaacccaacccaatccacATGGATTGGGTTAaacccatgggttggacaatttttttattactattattattaaattgagtaaaaaaaaaaatatcacaccTGCCACCTGagtttataaacaaaatatacattaatatataaactaatatttcAATTCAGTTATACATTAACATATGAactaatatacattaatattggTTTTTATGTAGGATAGGAGGAAGAgctagttatttaaaaaaatttattaattatataatattttttaaatatatattaaatatatgggtgggttgggtcgggtttggaattttataacccgaacccaacctgacttgctctcaaaaaaaattttgcaacccAACTCGGCGAGTTGGTAGGTTGACTGCACACCCcttattattaataaactataaataataatttaatatcatattAACTTAATTGCAAATTTATACATTCCAATTtcaagtttatataaatatatttttagataagTATACGCAAGGCCGGTTGAACCATAGATGCAATTGATGGAATCGCCTAAGaccctcaaataaaaaaaggctcccacttgttaaaaaaaaaattatatatatataaaatatttacctatatattttaattacaaaaaaaaattttaagtatttttattggccaataaaatgcattaaaaaaaccATATTGTATCTTAAAATGCAGAATACTGCACAATAACAATGCACACAACTTGATAGGACAAGACTGCAAGACTACACAAGGTGCATTGTGTAGTCTTGTCCACAAGCCCTAACACATCACAAGGCCTAAGCTAAGCTGGCCCCCACACGGCCCCACACTAATTAATaagttatcaaattttttttaatgcaaactcttactttattgattattataaattatcacactaattaataatttgatttatattatatcaactcatttgtattatagtgatactaatttattgaaccatgtaataaattaatttttttttgtgcaaatttaaactaaaaaaaaaaaaaacccacttaaaatttttgCCTAAGGCTCCCAAAATTGTTGAGCCGGCCCTAAGTATActgtatacatataaaaatatactaTAACATATAGTTAAATTGAGCTCTCATATTTACAAGCTTGTTTACTAACAAATTATTTGAACTCGGCATATTTAATAATCAAGCCGAAACTTGTTATAGAGTTAGGCTTGTTTACTAAACAAATGAACGTCAATAagtttttcttgatttgtgctCAAGCTTTCCATATACATTCATTCATTTATAGCTCTGGCAATATGCTCCCAATTCACCAAAACTAAACAAATTAGCACTTATTAACTTTTACTTTCCCTCCTTCCCGACCACCACCttataataatttgaaatttttttccttctcttttggTTAACTTCTTTTAAGTATATTTCtgtgaataaatttcttttatatcataattaaaatcaaatactACTCCCTCCGTcgcactttgtttgtcctctattctattttagaATGTCCCAACatattgtcctatttctaaaaataaaagtcattaatttactaatgttcctattatacctttattaatttactaattcaattttttgataaatttatttaagggtagttttgaaaacttatacatttttaaaaggtagacaagacaataaaagATGTTCTCTtagaaattttgactttttaaacaggacaaacaaagtgagacggagggagtattatctattttatatttcaaaattcattcaaaaaataaaatctcctaAGGTTCAAAAAtctataaaaggaaaacaaagattaaaacaaacaaaggaaaataaaatgtgtgtattaaaaagaaaactaatagAACCTTAAATCCtttatgtaataatttattttccttcataaaaatgtgtataatattagcaataaattttttagaaaattacatAATCATTCCAGATTAAGTTGAATATTgacattgaaaaattttaaaatattttattcctgagaagaaaaaaaaacaccttaTAACATAAAAGAAGTATGatgaatattatatatttttgtgagTTTTCTTATATTGGTATATTTATCATATGCATAAATGTTTTTACCATATGTAAATTTTGCCACTTCCCTAGAATGAAATATTGCTTTGCCACTGCTTTGAAATATGACCATCtcaattttacttaaaaatacaGAGACTcatttcatagttttttttttttaattggttagAAATTGTCCGACTGCTATCCCCTCCTCACCTTCAACTCCTAGGTAGAATGAGGTATCACTTGGACCAGATGTCCAGTGATCCATttcattataaaattatatatatcctttaaaattttaaataacggTGACAACGAATACATTTTTAGTGTATAATATttaatctaatctaacaatAATGAAATCAGTTTGAATTATTAAATCATCAAGGGAGAGCATAGCTAGTAATTAACTGAATAATGTTGGaagtaacaaataaataaaggacAACAGTTCTACCTCTTTCAGTACAAAAAAAAGGACAACAGAGCATGTAGTGAGAATGAGAGAAGTGTAGTCAATAGTGATGGGTAGAGGTAGTAGCAGGAAATGGAGGTCTCCAGGCAGAAGCAGTGAGCAAGCAAAGGTCTTTCCAACCAAGCTTGAGGGCGCCATTGTCCTCAACCAAGGTGTAACCATCGGAAGGGAACATACCAAGAAGCAGGGTGGCCTGGGTGGCAGCATTCCCTGCCAAAGAGAGGGGCTTGAACCCACACTGCTGCAGCTTCTCCCTCCAGTTATGGAACTTCACCTCTCCACTCCTCGATGGGCCCCCAACAGCCAGCACATTCCGGATCTCCCTGGATAGCAATTGCTGCTCTACCACGTGCCTTTCCTCGCTCTCTTCTCCGTAGCTTGCCCCGAGTGAATCGAACAGTGCCGAGTAGTAGTGTATTGCCTCCACAAACCTTCCCAAGAATGAACCTGCGTGGCTCAGGTCCTGCTCTACCACCGTCACCACTTTTGGTGCCAATCTGTTTAAATTCATTTCCCCCATGTATAAACGTTGTCAAAATCTGATATATACAATCTTTATAAAAACagtgtagatttttttttttttttggtgtgtgtgtgtgtggatgaTATTGATTGAAAATAACTACATTACAAGCAAAAGAACTGGGCCTCGGGTCATCTATTGCGAAGATTCAACAAAGGTGTAGATtttaacataaaacaaaattttcttctagtcccaaaagaagaaaaaaagttaattgCACTATCTACATATGAATAGATTGAAATGTCATTTCACAGAACCAGTCAAAATCAATGGGCACGAATACAATGAAAACCATCCTTCGGTGTTCGCCAAGAAGGATGTTAGCAAGTTGTAGTGTAAGTttgaacatgtttttttttttttgataagttaagTTTGAACATGTCTTTATAAGCTCTTGGTAATTTCCTTTTCTAAGCCGGTTTTCAAAGATGTATTCTACTGTGTACAGTACAATcatgctatatatataattaatcatatattttattgaaaatgaaacaaaaaacacaatCTATACAAAGACTAAACAAAAGTTTTCGTTATTTAAACAATCcaatacatattttcacaacacttaaacaacattAATAAAACAACATTACAGCCCTAAAAAGTCATTTTGCTGttaaaaacactttttcatcgtacatattttcacaacatttaaaaCAACATTCCTAAAACAATATTACAGCCTAAGAGGTCATTTtgctattaaattttttttttacctacatGTATTTCTACAACATTACTGGAATAACATTACAGCAGTAAAAGGTCATTATGCTATTAAAAATAGCCAAGAAGCCCACAAAACCTGCCAAAAAGACGAAGTTAACCTGTACATTTAGAAGCACAAGCTAAATAACtatctggaaatctgaacagGAGAAAACTTATTTAAGCAATCAACCAGCCAATGTAGACAGCAAcgtgaaatgtttttttttccctagagGGAAAAATGTAGTATTGATCAAAATATAATACTAAATGATTATAATAGCTACAATATAACGACAGTAATCCAATGTAAAGATTTTCCACTAGATGTGAATAACGAAAAGGCAAAGATGGAATCAAAAAAGAGGGGATCATCATGAtgtgtttaaaattaaaagtagtTATATATGTAGAACTCGATCATAAGTAGTGTAACGCGTTAGTCATAGTTGTTACCTCTGCAAAAGCCACAGCATATTGGTGTCGGAACCAGTGACATCGTAAAGAGAATGTTGCAACCAGTGAACAGCAACGGCTTCCCTCTTGCTGACATTAAGCCTCTCTGGGTCCAAATTGCCGGGTTTATCTGCGAGAGGAATGAACTCAAAGGGAAGGCCTAATTTCTCGGCGAAATCGGACAAGCGCTTGCCAGTAGCCTCGAGAGCATCCATGGAGGTTCCTAGGCCAGTGAGGCGCACATAAGGTGGTCCGCGGGGTCTAGAAGCAAGGATGTGAAAGAGACCAGGCCACTGGAGACCTTGCATGATGTCTAGATCAATGATGTGAACTCTTTCCTCCCTCTCGAATGCTTCCTGTATAGCCTGATTGGCTGTGAAATGCGAAAACTTGACGAGGGGGCTGATGCCATTGAATACTTGAAAGGCAGAAGCCATCTTTTGGCTATAACTATGGCCTGAATTGGGCAGCGACCCATATATTCCGAGGCACGAGCTCACCAGTCTTGCGGACATAGCCTCGGAGAAATAAGCAGCCACACGCTGCGCGGCAGTACCAAAAGGCGTTGAAAGTTCCGAAATCTCCAGAAGCATGTTGTTTGCTTCCTCAAAATTATCAGCGGAGACAGATTCGGCGCATTGCAAGAGCAAGGTGAGGAGGTGTAAGCCTTGTTCGTCTCTCTTCTGCTGACGCATCTCTTCTTTCCTCTCTCTGCTTGAATGGACAATATTAGTTGGGGTGGTCGCactagtagtagtagtagtagacgGCATTAACATTGCAGTATCTGGAGGGGAAGAGTGTTCCTGTTGTTGTTGCTCCTCTTGCAATTGAACTTGGACGGTAGGGTTAGGGGAAGCGGTAGGAAGGGGTGTAACTCCCCAGTGCAGATACAATTGATTCATAGCTTCAGAAGTAGAAACAGGAAGCAGCGGAGTCTGTTGGCCTGCTTGTTGCTGCACTACAGTAGTCCTTGATCTCCTGAGTTCCGCTGCTGCCGGCGCATAATTTGGGATGGGATCGGCTGAAGTTAGGGAGCGAAG
The DNA window shown above is from Quercus lobata isolate SW786 chromosome 7, ValleyOak3.0 Primary Assembly, whole genome shotgun sequence and carries:
- the LOC115951883 gene encoding LOW QUALITY PROTEIN: probable galacturonosyltransferase 7 (The sequence of the model RefSeq protein was modified relative to this genomic sequence to represent the inferred CDS: deleted 2 bases in 1 codon) gives rise to the protein MKGGGGWGGGGGGLGLGLKSQRRWRGLVIGVLGLVILSMLVPLAFLLGLHNGFRPAPPGYLPEQQTSASNGFGELDHDHVRNTWNESEVMHLSHTIRPYLQISFGCCTISFLKTCSGDQSSHVRELIRKLGPTLPKDVLRDFTNEAKNKTIGRGSVNDSQPKEGSFELLILKVLLSKTFLVKKMLIQYFLVSIVNYLQAFQCLRGSLQSPPSANNTKVGAVIEVPLYTKDVHDVGKLCEFKFGSYCLWRKEHREDMKDSMVKKLKDQLFVARAYYPSIAKLPRQDKLSRELKQNIQELERVLSESSTDGDLPPQIAKKLQMMEAAIAKAKSFIVDCNNVDKKLRQIYDMTEDEANFHMKQSAFLYQLAVQTMPKSLHCLSMRLTVEYFGSPLNDTELSLAQKYLDPTLHHYVIFSNNVLASSVVINSTVMHAKESRNQVFHVLTDGQNYFAMKLWFLRNTYKEATVQVLNIEHLKLESHIKATPLYLSLPEEFRVSFLNVDSPPMAPIRTEYISIFSHSHYLLPEIFQNLKKVVVLDDDVIVQQDLSALWSLNMEGKVNGAVQFCSLKLGQLKKYLGENSYDKKSCAWMSGLNVIDLDRWRELDLTETYRKLMHELAMHEGSSEAVALHASLLSFQDLIYALDGTWLLSGLGHDYGIDIQAISKAAVLHYNGNMKPWLELGIPKYRGYWKKYLNRGDQFLSQCNVNS
- the LOC115953460 gene encoding protein SCARECROW-like gives rise to the protein MTACTWLDVDVNGSNNSNKNTDNNSPLTTSASNNNNNNNSSRMSRCYEEQPRNHRHHQLSNGKMLRKRMASEIETEVQTSTTCTAPDTNNNNDYTRFSRRVGSNTTVNGSSSSFQGAGNNNHVGSVDNFTAAATIPNPSQTNNYSTMLPSSTTNLTSMTSVGGFLSCVTPPNLSPAAQPQPQISTTPAAVSVSVCGFSGLPLFPSERSQNISNNTTTNINGNSSRSLPNTNNNNNKASVCGVSMEDGSAWIDGIIKDLIHSSNNVSIPQLIQNVREIIFPCNPNLAAVLEYRLRSLTSADPIPNYAPAAAELRRSRTTVVQQQAGQQTPLLPVSTSEAMNQLYLHWGVTPLPTASPNPTVQVQLQEEQQQQEHSSPPDTAMLMPSTTTTTSATTPTNIVHSSRERKEEMRQQKRDEQGLHLLTLLLQCAESVSADNFEEANNMLLEISELSTPFGTAAQRVAAYFSEAMSARLVSSCLGIYGSLPNSGHSYSQKMASAFQVFNGISPLVKFSHFTANQAIQEAFEREERVHIIDLDIMQGLQWPGLFHILASRPRGPPYVRLTGLGTSMDALEATGKRLSDFAEKLGLPFEFIPLADKPGNLDPERLNVSKREAVAVHWLQHSLYDVTGSDTNMLWLLQRLAPKVVTVVEQDLSHAGSFLGRFVEAIHYYSALFDSLGASYGEESEERHVVEQQLLSREIRNVLAVGGPSRSGEVKFHNWREKLQQCGFKPLSLAGNAATQATLLLGMFPSDGYTLVEDNGALKLGWKDLCLLTASAWRPPFPATTSTHHY